The genomic stretch TTATCAGTCTCCTCACTTGCCGGTCCGTGACCATGCGCCCTCCCTTGGTAGAGCGAAGAGGGTACAGGACTGGCGGTTAGGAGGCGCGGCACCCCGCAATTCTAGTTGTCGTTACCCCGCAATTCTAATTGTCGCTGAACAAGTTGGATTTCATGCTAATCAAATGCCTAGCGGAAAAGGCTACCCTTGTAGTAACAGGAGACGACGATCAAGCAATCTATGGATTCCGGGGATGCACGCCGGACTACATTATTGACCTAGAGCAACATCTTGGGCGGAAGGTTAGCTCATATGAGCTTCAAGTAAACTATCGTTGCCCACGCAATATTGGGCTGCTGCCAGTTTAGTTGACACCAACCTACGCTCATTCTGCCTGCCGTTCGAACGCCATCGGACTCAGATAGCCCAACGTCGAGTGCCGCCGCGTGGGATTGTAGAAGCGCTCGATGTAATCGAACACGTCCGCTTTGGCTTGGTCTCGCGTGCGGTACGTTTTAGCCGCTGTGCGTTCGGTCTTGAGCGAGGAGAAGAAGCTCTCCATCGCGGCATTGTCCCAGCAGTTGCCGGATCGGCTCATGCTACAGGTCACGCCATGGTCAGCCAGCAGCCGCTGGAAAGGCTCGCTGGTGTATTGGCTCCCCCGATCCGAATGATGCAGGACCGCCTCAGGCTTGCCTCGCCGCCAGATCGCCATCACCAGTGCATCGGTGACCAGTTGCGTGGTCATCGTCGCATGCATGGACCAGCCAACCACCCGTCGCGAGAACAGGTCCACGACCGCGGCCACGTAGAGCCAGCCTTCGGCGGTCCAGAGATAGGTGAAGTCGGCGACCCATTTGCGATTGACCGACGCGGCCGTGAACGTCCGGTCGAGCACATTCGGCGCGACGGCGCTTGTCGACCGCACGCCAGTATCCAACGGCATCTTCCGGCGCCTGGGGCGGGCGCGCAACGCCGCGTGTCGCATCAGCCGCTCGATCCGATGTCGGCCGCAGGAGACTCCGTCCGCTAGCAGATCGTGCCAGACACGCCGGGCTCCATAGGTCCGGTCGCTGGCGAGAAAGCTGGCTCGCACCCTGGTCAGCAGCTGATCGTTGGCCCTTGCCCGGGCACTCGGCGATCGGGTTCGCCAGACATAGAAGCCTGCCCGCGAGACCCCGAGCGCCTCGCACAACCACCCCGCCGGCCAAATCCCCCGGTGCTTCGCGATAAAGGCGAACTTCATAGCGCCTCCTTCGCGAAGTAGGCCGCGGCTTTTTTTAGGATATCGCGCTCCGCCTTTAGCTTGATGACTTCTCGGCGGAGCCGAGCCAGTTCCGCCTGCTCAGGCTTCATCTGCCCCTGGCCCGGAAAGGCCTGTGCCGCATCGGCGGCAGACTCCTGCACCCATCGGCGCAACACCGTCCCATGCACGCCCAAATCCCGCGCAGCTTGCGCCACCGTCACCCCGCGCTGCTGGATTAACTTCACCGCCTCAATTTTGAACTCTCGCGTAAACTTCCGTCGCTCCATGACCTACCTCCGGTTTCATTCATACACCTAACTCGGTGTCTTTGAAACCGGCAGCAGCCCAATGCCGACTTTGGCCGCTACGTGTCGGGTGTTGATCCAAGCCTCCATCGCCTGTTCGAAAACTACTTCTCCTTCGATGGAAATTGGGCTGATTTTGAAAACACCCTTGCGCATCTCGACGTTGATCTCATACTTGACGAAGCGTCCGCTTCCTTTGTTCCATATTCTGCAGACTATTGGAGCGATGCGTTTCATCATGACTACCAGTATGAGATAGATCGCATCGTCAGTTCGCTATCGGAGAAATTAAAAAGACGATTCACTGAATGGATCTGTCGACTGACCATTCCCAGCCCATCCTCTTTCCAAATACCGTTGCTCGACCTCCCGTTGCATGCGCTGTATCTAACCTTCAATTACACGAATACGCTTCGGAAACTCTACGATGTCTCGTCTAGCCGCATCACCTACATTCACAACTATGCCGCCGGTCCTGACTCTGATCTGGTACTTGGGCATGGCATCAATCCCAAGACGATTGCGTCCCTTAATGCTCGCGCCGATCTTGAAGATCAAGACACGCGCGTTACGCAGGCGAACGAATGCATCGACGACTACTTCTCCAGAACCTACAAGCCAACTGATCGCGTTATTTCAGCCCATCAAGATTTTTTCGATTCTCTGTCGGACGTCAAGCGCATTTGTGTTCTTGGGCACTCACTCTCTGAGGTGGACTGGCCGTACTTCGCACTGATTGCAGCAAAAACCAAGGCGTCCGACCCGCACTGGATTGCCTCTTATCACGATGAAACGAAGATTCCTCTGATGAAAAAGGCGTTTTTCGAGTTCGGCTTACCGGCCGTAAAAGTCACGTATGCACGCATCACCGACATCCATCCTGAAACCTAACCCTGCGTTCGAGGCGACCTGCACGAAAAGCCGCACAGGCGCCTCATTGAAGGTGCATCAAAGACAGTGGCTGTCAACACCTATGAGCGTAATGCGGAAGCAAGGGCTAAGTGCATCAAACATCACGGCTATAGATGTGCCGTATGCAAGTTAGATTTTGCTGTGATCTAAGGCTCAATTGGTGACAAATACATCCACGTTCACCATGTAATCTGGCTTTCGGAGATCGGACGGGAGTACGTTCTGAATTCGATTAAGGCCCTCGTGCCTGTCTGCCCGAACTGCCACGCGATCAATCATCGCACTAGACCAGCCATGTCAGTAGAGCAGATAAGAAGGCACTTGGAAGAGAGAAGTGGCAAAGACATATAACCAGTTGCTCCATCGGACGCCAAGAAGGCTAGCGCCTTTTTGGCGCCGCTGAGTTTCGCGTTAATGCGACAGGGCTGAGGCCCGCTTTATGGCGGTGCGATCTCGGCGCCGAACTTCTGCACTCTGGCCGACACTTGCCTGATGCCCTTACAGGCAAATCACGACCCAAACCAGATGTACACGACTGACCGCTACCAGAGGGGGACTTACGCCGATCCGCATAAGAGCCCGTGATCGATGATCGATGGGCCGTCACTCATTGCACCACCGTCGATGATGGGATATTGTTCACGATCATTGAAGGTGTGTTATGCGGATAGAAAATAGCAGATCCGGTTCTTATATGGATCCGCCTGAACATTGTTATCCGGACCCTATGGGGCGACGGTTTGAGGAAGCGCCACTGTGGAGATAAACACCCTCTCGGTCGTCATTGGCATCATCGTTGGTGTCGTCACGATTGTTGGTGCCCTCAGCGGGGCATTCAAATGGCTTTGGCAGAAGCTGGTCGGGTTCTTGAAGGGCAGCGACGAGCTTGCGCTCAATGTACCCAAGAAGACGCTCATCATCCTGCCTAAGGCGGACGGGAGGTCGTGTTGGTGGCACATGGGGGCAATGGCCCAGAAGCCAGCCATGCAGATTGTCGCTCGATACACGGTCACCAACATGACCAAGATCGGGATCGTACCCACGGTTGCCAGGATGCGAAAACCCAAGTCACTCGGCCACGTAATGGTGCGCGACATCAATTCGCAGATGCACGGGGCGTTCGTGATCCCGCCAGGAGAGTCGACAGACCTCCACCTAGACTTCTGGATCGTGCCTCCTGTTCGGAAAAAAGGCGAGACCTTCATCACCGACGTTGCCGTCTTGGATCAGTTCGGCAACGAGCACTGGATTCGCCGTGTCGAGTTTGCATATCAGTAGTCAAGCCATGAGCGCCAATAGCGCCGGGCCGGATAACAACGGCTTGCACCAGACAGGGCGCGGAGGTGCGGCCGCTTCGCGGCCGGTCGTTGAGGCGCGCCCTGCAGGTGAAGCCGGGTGTTAGACTCAGGGAACGGGTCGTGTAATGGGAAGCCGTTACTATAGCGAAAGACTTGCAGGCAAGGCACCTCGGGAGGACGAAACGATCTCGGCCGCCTTCTGGGGCGGCTTCGTCGCGTTTGTAGAATCTCGGTCCCGAGACGGCTGGTTTGCCGAACGCTATCCCAGCCACTGCTTCGAGGCACCTCTTCCGGTAGAAACCGATGCGTCCGCCCTTGGCGCAGCATTCGCGGCGCACAATCCACGAGTTCCCTGGCCGCTCGACGGGCGGACCCCACCTGATACGCTTGAGGTTTTGGACTCGGTCGAGTTCTTCGCCCAGATCGTGTCGATGCCAACAAGTCGGACCTACCACGATTACGGGAAGCACAACCACATCACTGCCTTCGATCCGGAGAGCGGCTTCGCCAAGTTTCAGCGGGAGATCAATACAATGCTCCGGCGATGCGGTCATCCCTACGAACTCGATTCAAGTGGCGAGATCCAGCGAGTAGGCCCGCCTGTCCTGCGGGATGAGCTTGCATCGGTCTTCGCGAGTGGTGACACCGAACTTGATCACCTTCTCGCTATTGCCTGCCTGAAGTTCAAGCATCCAGACTGTGAGGTCAGAAAGGAGGCGCTGGAGAAGGTCTGGGATGCTTGGGAACGCCTCAAGACCATTCTTCCAGGTGACAAGAAGACTAGCGTTAAAGCTCTTCTCGACTCTGCGGTGGTTGAGCCCACGTTCCGTGAACGTATCGAGCGAGAGGCTCGGGAACTTACGGAGATTGGAAATACGTTCATGATTCGGCACACGGAGACCAGCAAAGTTCCGATCGAGAACAGTCACCACGTTGACTACCTCTTCCACCGGATGTTTGCCCTGATCCTTATGGTCTTGCGCGTTCGACGAGGGACCTGTGTCTAACCTGCCGCTGCATCCGACGAGCGGTGCGGCCGCCGAGACCGGATCTGAGCTGTTGTGCGCGCCGCTCGCGGCTGAGCGGCAAGGCGTCAATGCGACAGGGCTGAGGATCGCATTGTGGCGGTGCGATCTCGGCGCCGAACTTCCGCACTTGGCCGAACTGTGACCGTCGTCATGCGACCCAAAGCCGAAATGCACGACCGACGGCTATCAGGTGGTCCAATCGAATGACGGCGCCGTCGGTTCCCGCACGGTGTAAAAGAACAAACTTTCACAGCACTGCGGGCACCTAACGGTACTGCTGAAGAAGGATTGTCTTTAAGGCAAACTGAACATTGTTACCGCTGTCTCAGGTTTCGTTAGTTCCTCCGCTTCTCTCATATCGTGCCCAATATGCTTGCAAGCGTCGGAAGCCTGAATCTGAAGATAAACTGGACTCTGTTGAACTGATTTGGTCCAAACAGGTTTTCAGATCTTTGGCTGGCCATGGATCATGTTCATCCACAATTGCAATGAGCAGAGATAGGGACGCCAGGGGATATTTTGTCGCAAGACCCGATTCAGCAAGTTCGCTTAGTGGTAGGTAAAAGTTCTTGGTTTTAATCAAGAACGGCATCAAAAATGCCACTGCCTCAGGGAAAAGTGACCGGGCGAGAACACAAATCCTCGCTAAAGCAGTCGATTCATGACTGGAACGCTTATCATATGATTTTGGCCAGATTGACTCAATGAGAGGCTTAACCCGGTTACTCCAATACTCTTCACTCCGATCCTCTGCGCCCTCAAGAGACCGTACCAACATCACAGCCGATTCAGCTAACCCTTGTTTAGGCAAGGCATTGAACGCCTCTCTCAATTCATTTGTCATGAAATGCTGACCTAGCTCCAGTGCTGCCACTGTGAGCAGGGAAGCGTATTGCGAATCGTGTTTCCCAAGATCAGGGTAATGGTGAGCTGTCGCGAGAAAAGAACTCTTAAATGCATCCAACAATTCAGCACTTAGCCGTGGTGTCCATAAATAACCTTCCCATACTCCCTTCGCCTCAACCGGATTGGTGTCCCAGTTAAAAACTGGCAGCAACATTTGCGTGGTCCATACCGGGTCACCTGAGTATAGGGATCTGAGATGTGCAGCCATGATGACCCGACCATGAACGTACTCCCTTGGCTGCGGATCGAAGAGTCGTGTTAGTCTAAGTTTAATGGGTTCAGGCAATCCTGAATCAACCGCTGGCTCAGTCTGATACCAGAAGTCGAGGAGAGCCTCCGTGGCTTGCCCAACAGGATTGTTGATTGCAGCATGAACAGGCTTACCATCTGAAACGTCATCAGTAGCATACTCCAAGATCTTGTCGAGGAGCTGAAACCATAATTGATGTGAAGATGACGGTACCTGCCTCGCTAACCTCTTGAGCCACCAACCATAGGCGTGCTTGAGGTTGGAGTATGTATCTATGGGCACCTGAAGCAGGGACGGTCCAATCTCGCTAAGGCTCGTCAAACCAATTTCACTCTCAGCAAACACCTGCAATGCTACTCGCCATACACCAGCATTCCAGATCCCATTTTCTCCGAGAATACGAATTGCTGCCATTGCCTTATCTGGAGCGGTTTGACAGATATCTTTCCAATCATCTTCGTACCAATGATCATCGACAGGGCGAGTCTTGAGTGCGTTCACCAACTGTTCATGTTGTCTCGGCAAAACGATATGAGTCCTAAAACTTCTTCCTGAACCAGATTCCATCCGATAGGGAAATTGGTCTTGGTCATCTGGTGAAAGCTGCCATTGTGGAAATCTACCGGAAATTGCGGCAAGACGTTCCTTTGCCTTACCCGTCATTTCAGAACCCGTTGTTTCCCATATTTTCAATCGCAACCAAGTCTTACGGTCCACTATCCCACTCCACTCTTCATCCTGGAGGTCTTCGCGATACATGCTCCGCGGTGGCCCAGCCAAGATAACCTTGCAGAGTTCACTCCTCTGAGAAGCATCAAGCCTGGCAACTAGATGTATTAGCAGGCGCAGTGATTCTCTCTGAGTTTCAGGTGACCACAACCACTGAGCATTATCCTGCAACAAGAATTTTAGTCCCTGTGTGTGGTTGATAAGGGGAGATTCTGTTGCAACGTGGAAGACCAGCCTTTTGAAGAGCGGGTATTTGATCAGATTCCATCTCTCCAATTCAGACTCTGCCAGAGTAGGCGCACCCGTTGATGTTGATAGCCATGCATCTCGACAAATTTTGATCAGAGCAGTCCAATCATGGAAATTATTATTTTGAGGATGGTCAGATATAGATGGACGGGCGATGTATGAAAGGTCGCTTTGCCAGGAAACTTCACCCAGCTCGGCCATTAGATCCAAGGCTTCTTGCAGGCATGTCGTAAATTCAGAAAGTGAGTCAATTGCCAGCTTAGGCCAGTCAGTGCACTCTTTGATCTCGTTCAGTTTTTCCCAGGGAGATTCTCCGATCCGAAGACATATTTCCCAACTAGCGTAGTCCCCGGCTAGTTTTGCTCTAAGGCGATCTCCTTGATCCTCCTCGCCATTTTCCCGTTGCGCGTCCCACTGTAATGGCTCCCTGAGTCCCACAATGGGACGAAGCATCTGCGACAACTCTCGTTTTAGAGAAACACTCCAACCAAACCGCTTGAACCGATTGCACCAACGATAGAGAGACATTGAAGAATAATTCCGCATGCTCGTCGCGAGTCCAGCACAAATCAATCTCCAGATCAAAGCAAGAGGCCCAGAAATCCGAGGAGGATCGGCAATCAGCTCCCGGGTTACCAATTCTCTAAACTGTGGATGGAGTAAACAGCCACTCTTGATGACCCATGTAAGCACCTTCTGTTGGTCAAGATGGCGGCATATCCATCTTGCGATATGCCCCATCACCTCGTCTAAACGAGGCGCAAGGAAATCAGCATCTGCGAGTGACACAAGCGCCATGTTGGAATTGTTATTCTGTGGCGCTGGACGATTTACTAAAGAAAATGATTTCACATCTTCGATAGAAAATGGCTTTGTTACCCCAAGGCTGGAGAGATCGGATATTTTGAATCGTGACTCTGCAAAAACGTCGAGCCATTCAACCGGCGGTATAGGATCTAGATCGGCAAAGGCCTTAGTCACCGTTGGATCCATCAAAGCCCAGATTACTCGATCAACCTGACCATCACTTGCATTGGGTGAAGGAGGCATAACGGCTTCACGGGCTATGATGGCTCGCTTGCCAGTCATTCCGTCTCGGTATAGTCCTGCCCATTCAAAAAGAGTCTTGTGCAACAGATCATGGCTTCCAGCTTCGCAATAGAGAATGGGAACAACTCCTTTGGCTTGCCAATCTCGTTTATCTGCGTCCTCGCGTCCTTCCCTGAAGGGAGCAAACGCAAAGACATCGTCCGATTCTTCTCCAAGAATCCTGTCTGCCGCGAGTGCATCAAGCATATATCTGAGGACTGGATCGCCGAGGCTATATCCCACAAAGCAGACGACATAATTGCGAAATAGCTCTGTAACAAATCGGCTAGCCCAGCGCTCGGTAAGATAAGCCAGACCAAAGTCCCCACTTGATACGACGAGGCTATTCAGTGCTGTCGGATCATTGTCTTTCGGAAGCAACCCATGAAGATGAACAAGGCCGTTCCATCGGCTTTTCTTTGGTATTGGGAGTAAGGGAGCAGCATACGGCATCAGGGAGGGGTCCACTTCGAGAAAAATTCGATCGAAGTTTGTTGTAACTACTCTCAGAGAATTATCTTTTGACTTTCCTAGCGTGAGAATGGCCTTGTGAGTATTTGTTGAAATGGGATTCGCCAGGTCTGGCGGAGTGAGGATGGTCTGAATCTTTTCACGGACCATCGGACGATTCCTGATTCTTCTTTCCAGCAGATCAATAGCCACATCAAACCGTTTTTCCTCAAAAGCTGCCTTTTCAGTAGAATTAAGGTCCTCGCCAAGATCCTCAAAAAGTCTTCGAGCAAGCCCCTCGAAACCCGGCAATCCCGCTGGATACGAAATGCCTGCACCGCAAAAGAAAACGACCTTACCATCCTCATGAGACTCCACCAATCGGTCAGGAACCTCGGGGCCGCCTTTAATAAATCGCACTAGGATCTCGCCTCAATGAACAAAGCTAATAGGCTAGGAAGTATACGTCAGAATGATTAGATCAGAAAGGAGGGCGTTCTTGTGCAAACAGTCGTGAGAGCGAGGAGATCGCTTAGTTTTGCCCCAACGGTCACTGATGTGGTTACGCAGATCTTGATAACCAAGCGGCTGTGCGGATTGGAGTTAGCCGCCTGCACAGTCGCCCCAAGTTTCAATTGACTCCATATGGGTATGAGCGGGGCCATGAGTATCTTCCCCTATCTTTTCAGTGGTTTGATTTATTGACGGTGCAAGTCGAATTCTTGATTCACATGATTTCGAGAACTTACGGAACGACACTTGGGCAGCTTTTGTGGACGCCGACACGAGGTTAGGTAACTGTTCTACGACCCTCCTCAGACCCAATCCAGCCAAGCGTAGCGTGAAGCGCGCACAATCTCTAATGAACGGCAGCTTTCCGGCGCGGGGATTGCCTTAGCGACTGTCGCAAAGTGGCCGTTCTTCGACCATCGGTATCCGACCCTGAGCCGACGTCCACGACCGACGGCTACCGGAGGGGGGATCTTACGCCGATCCGCATAAGAACCCGTGATTCATGGGCGCCCAGTCGCAACGCATTGAAACGGCAGCAACTATGGCGTATTGTTCACGAACCGTAGTGGTGTGTTATACGGACAGAAAATGCAGATCCGGCTCTTATGCGGATCGGCCTAAACGTAGTTAGGCTGCACCACAACTTTCATACCGTCCGGCCATCATGAGCATAATTCACGTCAATCAGATCAAGAATCAGGTCGTGCGGCTCTTTGAGTCCTTGGTTGACTTGAGCGATCTAGGAAGCCCACCCGCTGAAATTCGGGAGGCCTTCTTTCTTACGCGTGGTCTGGCTGCATACGCTATCCACTACCTCTCAGGATCTACTCCGGCAGACGCAGCTGGCGCCGTAACGGATGCCGGCAACGACAATGGCCTCGATGCCATTTACTTCGACGAGCCGAACAAGCGACTCTATTTAGTACAGTCCAAGTGGATTAAGGATGGCTCCGGTGAGCCTAATAACGGGGAAATCAAGAAGTTCGTTGCGGGTGTACGCGACCTCGTCAATCTGCGATTTGACCGCTTTAACCCGAAGATAGCCGCGAAGCAGACAATCATTTCTGCTGCGCTGAATGATCCCTCGACACGCTACGAGGTGGTTGTAGCACACACCGGTGCTAGCCGCTTGGCTCCCCCTTCGATGCGCGACCTCGAAGACTTGGCCGCCGAGTTCAACGATGTCAGCGAAGTGCTATATGTCAGCGTGCTGAACCAGGCGGAGCTTCACAAGTCGCTAACAGCTGGAATTGCGGGGGAACCGATCAACCTCCAGATCGGAATAAAGTCCTGGGGGCGGAAGGATACCCCGCATGAAGCCTACTACGGACAGGTCTCGGCCGACCAAATCGTTGCCTGGTGGACGCAATACCGCCAGCGTCTCTTTGCCAAGAATCTGCGCAATACGCTCGGCGAAACCGATGTTAATGTGGAGATGCGACAAACAATTGAGCAAACCCCCAGTTTGTTTTGGTACTTTAACAACGGGATCACGATCCTAACGAAGAAGGCTACTAGGCCCATGGCTGGCGGTGCCGGCAATGACTTTAGTATCTTCCACTGCGAAGACATTAGCGTTGTAAACGGAGCACAAACCGTCAGTACAGTCGGAAAGTCCGGCGAAGCCAATCCCACGAGCGCTAAAGACGTCTACCTTCCTGTACGAATCATCGTACGCGGGCAAGACGACTCATTCGCAGCCGACGTCACCCGTACCAACAATCGCCAGAACAAGATCGAAAACCGAGACTTTGTCACTTTGGACCAGGAGCAAACGCGAATCCGCACCGAACTAGCGATCGACAACATCGATTACCAGGTGCTACGAGGGGACTCTGTGCTTCGAGCTGAAAGTGCTTTCGACCTCGTGGACGCGACTACTGCCCTTGCATGTGCCTCGGGTGCTGTCCGGCTCGCCGTCCAATTGAAACGCGAGATCGGCAAGCTCTGGGACGACATCTCAAAGGCGCCATATCGCGAGCTTTTCAACGCGTCAGTGGTAGGTATTCATGTATGGCGGTGTGTTCAACTCCAGAGAAGAATCGATCGGGCTATCGATGGTTACGTAAAGCGAGTCAATTCCTACAAGGACTATGGCCTAGTAACCCACGGCAATCGCATCATTGCAACCCTCGCCTTCGAGGCACTCGCTGTTCAGCGCTTCAAGGAGCCCGCATTCGACCCGATTGCTACGATCACCGATGAGGCAATCATCGCTCTCGTGGATGCCCGGGTCAAGATTCTGAGCGATCTCCTCGAAAAACACTACCCCACTTCCATTATCCCAACATTGTTCAAGAATCTGAAGAAGTGTGAGCACTTGGCGACAGAAGCACGGAAGGTACTCGCAGCTGCAGCCTAGCCCGCGCTTGAAGCTGACGAGGGCGTAAACGCCTCAGCAGCTTAAGGGCAGTTCGTTAAGGCGACAGGGCTAAGGACCGATTTATGGCGGTGTGATCTCAGCGCCGAACTTCCGCTCAGGCGGATATCAGACGTTGGCCGTTGAGTCGCCGTCTAACGAGGCTGAGAAAACCCCCTTGAGGGCTCGAGTAAATCGTTTTCGGTGGTCGCTTGCCCCTTCCCACGTTAGAGATCGTTGAATACAGGGCGTTCTGGCGGGTTGTTTTTTTATTTCATCACAGCCTTATTTCTCCGTCTGGGGGTTTCCTACAGACTCGTTGGATTCTCGCGCACTAAGCAGGCGTCGATCCGCGGAGGGAAAACCTGCCTCCCTGACCACGAGGCGGTCG from Nitrospirota bacterium encodes the following:
- a CDS encoding SIR2 family protein, which encodes MRFIKGGPEVPDRLVESHEDGKVVFFCGAGISYPAGLPGFEGLARRLFEDLGEDLNSTEKAAFEEKRFDVAIDLLERRIRNRPMVREKIQTILTPPDLANPISTNTHKAILTLGKSKDNSLRVVTTNFDRIFLEVDPSLMPYAAPLLPIPKKSRWNGLVHLHGLLPKDNDPTALNSLVVSSGDFGLAYLTERWASRFVTELFRNYVVCFVGYSLGDPVLRYMLDALAADRILGEESDDVFAFAPFREGREDADKRDWQAKGVVPILYCEAGSHDLLHKTLFEWAGLYRDGMTGKRAIIAREAVMPPSPNASDGQVDRVIWALMDPTVTKAFADLDPIPPVEWLDVFAESRFKISDLSSLGVTKPFSIEDVKSFSLVNRPAPQNNNSNMALVSLADADFLAPRLDEVMGHIARWICRHLDQQKVLTWVIKSGCLLHPQFRELVTRELIADPPRISGPLALIWRLICAGLATSMRNYSSMSLYRWCNRFKRFGWSVSLKRELSQMLRPIVGLREPLQWDAQRENGEEDQGDRLRAKLAGDYASWEICLRIGESPWEKLNEIKECTDWPKLAIDSLSEFTTCLQEALDLMAELGEVSWQSDLSYIARPSISDHPQNNNFHDWTALIKICRDAWLSTSTGAPTLAESELERWNLIKYPLFKRLVFHVATESPLINHTQGLKFLLQDNAQWLWSPETQRESLRLLIHLVARLDASQRSELCKVILAGPPRSMYREDLQDEEWSGIVDRKTWLRLKIWETTGSEMTGKAKERLAAISGRFPQWQLSPDDQDQFPYRMESGSGRSFRTHIVLPRQHEQLVNALKTRPVDDHWYEDDWKDICQTAPDKAMAAIRILGENGIWNAGVWRVALQVFAESEIGLTSLSEIGPSLLQVPIDTYSNLKHAYGWWLKRLARQVPSSSHQLWFQLLDKILEYATDDVSDGKPVHAAINNPVGQATEALLDFWYQTEPAVDSGLPEPIKLRLTRLFDPQPREYVHGRVIMAAHLRSLYSGDPVWTTQMLLPVFNWDTNPVEAKGVWEGYLWTPRLSAELLDAFKSSFLATAHHYPDLGKHDSQYASLLTVAALELGQHFMTNELREAFNALPKQGLAESAVMLVRSLEGAEDRSEEYWSNRVKPLIESIWPKSYDKRSSHESTALARICVLARSLFPEAVAFLMPFLIKTKNFYLPLSELAESGLATKYPLASLSLLIAIVDEHDPWPAKDLKTCLDQISSTESSLSSDSGFRRLQAYWARYERSGGTNET
- a CDS encoding AIPR family protein gives rise to the protein MSIIHVNQIKNQVVRLFESLVDLSDLGSPPAEIREAFFLTRGLAAYAIHYLSGSTPADAAGAVTDAGNDNGLDAIYFDEPNKRLYLVQSKWIKDGSGEPNNGEIKKFVAGVRDLVNLRFDRFNPKIAAKQTIISAALNDPSTRYEVVVAHTGASRLAPPSMRDLEDLAAEFNDVSEVLYVSVLNQAELHKSLTAGIAGEPINLQIGIKSWGRKDTPHEAYYGQVSADQIVAWWTQYRQRLFAKNLRNTLGETDVNVEMRQTIEQTPSLFWYFNNGITILTKKATRPMAGGAGNDFSIFHCEDISVVNGAQTVSTVGKSGEANPTSAKDVYLPVRIIVRGQDDSFAADVTRTNNRQNKIENRDFVTLDQEQTRIRTELAIDNIDYQVLRGDSVLRAESAFDLVDATTALACASGAVRLAVQLKREIGKLWDDISKAPYRELFNASVVGIHVWRCVQLQRRIDRAIDGYVKRVNSYKDYGLVTHGNRIIATLAFEALAVQRFKEPAFDPIATITDEAIIALVDARVKILSDLLEKHYPTSIIPTLFKNLKKCEHLATEARKVLAAAA
- a CDS encoding IS3 family transposase (programmed frameshift); the protein is MERRKFTREFKIEAVKLIQQRGVTVAQAARDLGVHGTVLRRWVQESAADAAQAFPGQGQMKPEQAELARLRREVIKLKAERDIPKKSRGLLREGGAMKFAFIAKHRGIWPAGWLCEALGVSRAGFYVWRTRSPSARARANDQLLTRVRASFLASDRTYGARRVWHDLLADGVSCGRHRIERLMRHAALRARPRRRKMPLDTGVRSTSAVAPNVLDRTFTAASVNRKWVADFTYLWTAEGWLYVAAVVDLFSRRVVGWSMHATMTTQLVTDALVMAIWRRGKPEAVLHHSDRGSQYTSEPFQRLLADHGVTCSMSRSGNCWDNAAMESFFSSLKTERTAAKTYRTRDQAKADVFDYIERFYNPTRRHSTLGYLSPMAFERQAE